The Tripterygium wilfordii isolate XIE 37 chromosome 18, ASM1340144v1, whole genome shotgun sequence nucleotide sequence TGTCTAACCCATGCgagaagaaaagcataaaagaaaaaaataaaaaaaaaaattcaaagcagaACACAATGAATTGCCGAAAATGCCAACCTATTCCAAGTACGAAGTCCCTACTATTTTTCAGAGAACACGTTTTCACgcttcttttatttattatgtaCATACTAGAACAGCTTCATAAACATAGTATTTAAAAACATCAACcctaaattaaattatgaaacaaACTGTAATTAGTAGACTCAGAGGCTAAAATTAAAGAGACTTTAACCAACTGTTTACCACActattcttctctttcttttgattAGGGTTCTGAAATTTAATCATAAAATAATTGGGAAATCATGATTTTACAGCAATATAAGAAATGGTATTTTAGTAATCTTTGGAATCAAATTCTAGgacaaattaataaaaagttAGAAACACCAGTTAGTTTTGTCGACATTAACAATGGAGAAAAAGACAGGATGGTGAATGCATTCAAAACACAGATAAAACAGAGGGCAGCTAGCAGTAAGTGTCAGCCAAGCGCATATATGCATGTTAGTAGCTAAGTCATTAATAAAGCATGCCATACTCCACACACTACTTCCACTCTCATTCTTCACAACACCACCACAACACAAAACACAGAAACACACACACTCTTTCTATGGCTGATGCTATGAAGATGAAACATGCAAGGTCAGGCAAGACAATGATGGGGTTCATGTGCCAGTCCTCATCCACTGCAGTGTGCATGGCAGGTGGTGGTAACTCAGTCATTGTTCCATTGAGAAGGCCATCAACAATACTTGAAGCCGCTGATAACACAAGATTACTTGACAATAGTGGCAAGTACTATACAAGGGTGGTTCATGATTCTCATCACAGGCTTAGtagtactactactactactctcCCTATTAACAATAAGATCAGACCACCTGCAGTGTTCGTAGCTTCTCTCAAGAAGAGAGAACAAGGTGTCCACTCACCGCGAAAGGCACCGAAGACCACCCAAATTGATCCACCACCAGCACTACCTTCTTCAGACAATGTTTTTCAGGTCAGTCAATAGCTTCTTTCTTTTgctatattttaatattatacacacatatatacatatatgtgcacATTATCCTAGAAATTCTCCTAGATAATCTTCTTTAAAGAAATGGAGGAGTTTCTGTCTGAAACAAAGACAAATTTGGGGGCTTTAAATTTTGGACATCCATGTGAGGTATGATTCAGCATAAGATTGTGAGAATCAAGATCTTAAATATGATTATTCTACAAATGCTTTATAAGAATTAtcgatatttatttattattgtttttggagTACTTTGCATATATTGTAAGGCTACCAATAAATTGAACTTTGTATTTTAAGTTCTCTATTATCCATTTCTCTATTAATTCATCTAGtacctctcttttttctttcttttttcgaATATCAATTTTGTTAATTAGGTTAAAGCAATTGaatatttgaatattttacAATGCGATGTCAATATCGGGAATATATTTTACACAGAACAGAATACATTACATTGCATgccaaaataaatatattgagatctacttatataaaaaaaatgggtaTGAATGCATTACAGCCACAGGTGGTTGTTATGAGAGTTTCTCTCCACTGTCAAGGTTGTGCAGGTAAAGTAAAGAAGCATCTATCTAAGATGGAAGGTATGTGTGTGTGAACAAATCTCTAacacataattttatttttaacaaatatatacaattactaatgtgtgtatgtgtgtatatatatatatatctgtgtatTTATAGGGGTTACATCGTTCAGCATAGATCTAGAGAACAAGAGGGTGACAGTGATGGGACATGTATCACCAATTGGAGTGTTGGAGAGCATTAAGAAAGTGAAGAAGGCTGAGTTTTGGCCCAGTTGAACTCATATTCTACCTGTCTTTGGCATTTCTTACTGTAGTAGTTGGTCTAATAATGGTGGTCCTCCCAATTAATAACTATATGGGGAGGGTCCATTTCTCCATGACTTAGTTAGTCAGACCTGCAACACTACTAACTGTTGATGCTGATATTTCCTACTTTAACAAATTatcaattattattaatttcttctcttttgttttttgaatagaaattttttattaaggCACCAAGCAGGTGCAGACCAGAGATTACACAGTTGTTAGACTTATAGTGTCAAGAACATTGT carries:
- the LOC119983596 gene encoding uncharacterized protein LOC119983596, with the protein product MPYSTHYFHSHSSQHHHNTKHRNTHTLSMADAMKMKHARSGKTMMGFMCQSSSTAVCMAGGGNSVIVPLRRPSTILEAADNTRLLDNSGKYYTRVVHDSHHRLSSTTTTTLPINNKIRPPAVFVASLKKREQGVHSPRKAPKTTQIDPPPALPSSDNVFQPQVVVMRVSLHCQGCAGKVKKHLSKMEGVTSFSIDLENKRVTVMGHVSPIGVLESIKKVKKAEFWPS